A stretch of the Hydra vulgaris chromosome 09, alternate assembly HydraT2T_AEP genome encodes the following:
- the LOC105843579 gene encoding growth hormone secretagogue receptor type 1, with protein sequence MDSWIKAALVIDVLVIVANTIEIGILLNKWRTLDRIEHLLLSLSISDFLTGITMCCQDVLLLKYVLFDEPPTDIAVTVLECMFLFSVFASNFHVLAIAVERFFAVVFPMKHRFFTTIKCKVFTISFVWVTATILSPSIWFLIQHFESGKDVKKFGYYAYAAILMFACISVFIIYLVLAAALVIRKWLISTMLPDQKYRNSNTTWFCLLIGFSFIACFLPMSLGHLLVFAHPIASLLFGLNHFLNPFIYFAKYFYTRKRSVHLEKKSRYISRVRLLSRGDSAVKDQSKK encoded by the coding sequence atggattctTGGATAAAAGCGGCGCTAGTCATAGATGTTCTTGTAATTGTTGCAAACACAATTGAAATTggtattttgttaaacaaatggAGAACTTTAGATCGCATTGAACATTTGTTACTTAGCCTTTCTATTTCAGACTTTTTAACTGGCATAACGATGTGTTGCCAAGATGTCTTGTTattaaagtatgttttattTGACGAACCTCCGACAGATATTGCAGTAACTGTTTTAGAATGCATGTTTCTTTTTTCGGTGTTTGCATCAAACTTTCATGTACTTGCAATAGCGGTTGAAAGATTTTTTGCTGTAGTGTTTCCAATGAAACATCgattttttacaacaatcaaATGTAAAGTGTTTACAATCTCTTTTGTGTGGGTAACTGCGACAATATTGTCTCCTAGCATATGGTTTCTAATTCAACATTTTGAAAGTggaaaagatgttaaaaaatttggCTACTATGCATATGCTGCAATTTTAATGTTTGCTTGCATATCAGTGTTTATTATCTATTTAGTATTAGCAGCTGCTTTAGTTATTCGAAAGTGGTTAATATCAACTATGCTGCCAGATCAGAAATATCGAAATAGCAATACCACTTGGTTTTGTTTACTTATTGGGTTTTCATTTATTGCTTGTTTTTTACCGATGTCGTTAGGGCATTTGCTCGTCTTTGCACATCCAATTGCTTCGCTACTGTTTGgtttgaatcattttttaaatccgTTTATTTActttgctaaatatttttacacgCGTAAACGAAGTGTtcatttagagaaaaaaagccGTTATATATCAAGGGTTCGGTTGCTATCACGCGGCGATTCTGCAGTAAAAGACCAatcaaaaaaatag